Within the Myxococcaceae bacterium JPH2 genome, the region ATCCGAGAAGCGAACCTCCTGCTTCTGCGGATGCACGTTGACGTCCACCGCGCGCGGATCCACGTCGATCTGCAGCACCACCACGGGCTGCCGCCCCGCGGGCAGGAAGTCCTGGTAGGGCCGCTGCACGCAGCTGATGAGGCCCCGGTCGCGCACATAGCGCCGGTTCACGAAGGTGTAGAGACCTCGCGCGTTGGGCAGCGTGTACTCGGGCGAGGCGATGTAGCCCGTGACAGTCACACCCAGTCGCCGCTCCTCCACGGGGAACAAGTGGGGATGCGACGCGGGGCCCAGCACCTCGGCGATGCGGTCGCGCGGGTCGCTGCCGGACGCGGCGCTGGTGAACAGCGCGTTGCCCTCGTGCGTGACGAAGATGGCCACGTCCGGGTAGGCGAGCGCCAGCCGCATGGCCGCTTCCTCGGCGTGCTTCAGCTCGGTGTCGCCCTTGCGCATGAACTTGCGGCGCGCGGGCACGTTGAAGAACAGGTCCTCCACGCTGATGACCGTGCCCACCCGAGGCGGCGCGTCCTCCACCACCGCCGGCCCGCCGCCTTCCACCGTCACGCGCGTGCCCACCAGCGCGCCCGGCTCCGCGGTGTGCAGCGTGAAGCGGGACACGGAGGCGATGGCCGGCACCGCCTCGCCGCGGAAGCCCATGGAGTCGATGCGGAACAGGTCGTCCAGCTCGCGCAGCTTGCTGGTGGCGTGGCGCTCCAGACAGAGCATGGCGTCCTCGCGACCCATGCCGTGGCCGTCATCCGAGACGGTGATGCGCCCCAACCCCCCGCCCTCCAGCTCCACGCGGATGGTCCGAGCCCCCGCGTCGATGGAGTTCTCGCACAGCTCCTTCACCACCGAGGCGGGTCGCTCGACCACCTCGCCGGCGGCAATCTTGTTGATGAGCACGTCGCTCAGGCGCGCGATGCGGGACATGGCAACTGGCCACCCTCCGCCACCCGGGCGACGTTGTCCAGCGCATCCATGACGCAGTGGGCTGACATTCCCGGGCGTCTGGGCTAACACCTGGACCCGCGTATGGACGTGACACGAGCAGACAAGGGCCCGATGCGCGTCGCCGTGACGGGCGCCAGCGGCGAATTCGGCAAGCTGCTGCTCCCGTTGCTGGAGCGCGACCCGAGCGTCGAGCGCATCGTCGTGCTCGATGTGGCGAAGCCCGCGGGCGACAAGGTCGAGTTCCACCGCGTGGACCTCACCCGGCACGACGCGGAGGGCGAGCTGACGGACGCCCTCAACGAGCACGCGGTGGACGCGCTCTACCACCTGGCGTTCCTCTTCGGCCCCATCCGCAGCGGCTCGATGGCGCACGAGTTGGAGGTCGTGGGCACCATGAACGTGCTCACGGCGGCCGGGCGCGCGCGGCTGCCTCGGCTGGTGGTGCCCTCGCTGACGGCCGCGTATGGCGCGCGGGGCAACAACCCCGCCCTGCTGCGCGAGGAAGCCCCGCTCCAGGGCTGCCCGCACAGTCGATTCATCAACGACAAGGTCGAAGTGGAGGGCCAGGTCATGGCCTTCCGCGAGCGGCACCCCGACACGCGCACGCTGGTGCTGCGCTTCGCGCCGCTGCTGGGGCGCGACGTGGACAACCCCGTCACGCGCTTGCTGTCGCGCGCGGTGGTGCCCACCCTGCTGGGGTACGATCCGCTGTGGCAGGCCCTGCACGCGGAGGACGCCGCGCGGGCGCTGCACCTGGCGCTGCGGGCGAACGCGTCGGGCGCGTTCAACATCGTGGGGCGAGGCGTGCTGCCGCTGTCCGGCCTCATCCGTCAGGCGGGTGCCCGCCCGCTCCCCCTGCCCGGCCCGATGTTCCGGGCCGCGCTTCACGCACTGGACATGGCAGGCGCGGCGACGTTGCCGGTGGCCCTGCTCGACTACATGCATTACTCCTGGGTCGCGGATGGAGAGCGCGCCGAGTCGGCGCTGGGCTTCGTCCCCGTCCACCACGTCAGGGATGCCGCTGCGGCGTTGAAGAGGAGCTGAGTCATGGCGAAGGGTGTCCTCGGGAATGATCCGTTCCAGCGCGGCGCGGCCTCCCGCCAGCCGGAGGCCACGGACGCACGCAAGCCCGCCGAGGAGAAGAAGCCCGCGGCGAAGAAGGCCAAGGCCTCGGGCAAGCCAACGAAGCAGGTCGCGGCCGCCAAGGCGACGAAGTCCCGTCAGCCCCCCGCGGCCTCCGCGAAGAAGGCCAGCGCGAAGGCGCGTGAGCAGTCCGCCCCGCCCGTCACTCCGGAGCCCGTCGCCGACGAGGCCCTGCCCCTGCGCGAGCCCGCGGCGCCCGTCACGCCTCGCAGCGCCCCGCCCGCCCGTCCCCCCGTGCTGGCGGACGACGCGGCCCAGCGCACCGAGGAGAATCGCCGGGTGGACCGCGCGCTGACGGAGGCGCTCGCCGCCGAGGTGGCCGAGGCCGCCGCGGCCGCCGCCGTGGACGAAGCGCTCCAGGGTCGCAAGGAAGCCAATCAGGACGTGGACCGCGTGCTGGCCACGGAGCTGGCGGCGGGCATGGCCGAGGCCGCCGTGCGCGAGGTGTTGGACCAGGACTCCGGCACGAGCCCGAACCGGGCCCGGGAGCTGGCGGCCACCGTCGCCGCCCAGGTCGCGGGCGCGGCGGGCGGGCCGGCGGTGGACGAGGTGCTGGAGCAGCACGCCGGCCGAGGCCCCCTGGAGCGTGGCGCCGACAGCCGCGCGCCGCTGGCGTCGGATGACTACGAGGGCCACCTCGAGGACGAAGACGACGAGGACGAGGGCGCGTGGGGTCACGACGCCTGGGGTCAGGACGCCGACGCGGACGAAGAAGAGCTGCTCCCCACGTCGGAGGAAGTCGCGGCGATGGAGGAGGAGCTGGAGCTGGCGGCCAGCGTCACGCGGGACGAGTTCCCATCGCAGCACCGCGCGGGCCTGTCCCTCGTGCCCCCCGTGGAGGGCGCGCAGACGGAGTCCTTCTCCGAGGGCGAGTTCGGCACCGAGCCGGAGCGTCCGCACACCTCCCGCGCGGGAGGAATGTTCGCGCTGGCCCGGGAGATCGCCGGACAGGCGCTCGCGAGCGAGGGACTGGGCCGCGCCATGGGCGCCATGCAGGGCCTCGTGGAAGCGGTGCGCACCGGGCTGGGCTCCAGCGGTGGCACGCGCGTGGACGAGTACGGCAAGGACGCCGCGCTGGTGGAGAACCTCCAGCCGGTGCTCGACTTCCTCTACGGCCCGTACTGGCGCGTGTCCGTGCAGGGCGCGGAGATGGTGCCCTCGGGCGCGGCCATCCTGGTGGCCAATCACTCCGGCGCCCTGCCCTATGACGGGCTCGTGTTGGCGCAGGCCATCACCCGGGAGCGCCCGGATCTGCGCGAGCCGCGCTGGCTCGTCGAGGATCAGGTCTTCCACGCGCCGATGCTGGGCACCCTGTTCAACCGGCTGGGCGCCGTGCGCGCCTGCCCGGAGAACGCGCTGCGCTTGCTCGATGAGCAGCGCCCCGTGGTCGTCTTCCCCGAGGGCTACCAGGGCCTGAGCAAGCCCTTCGCGGAGCGCTACCGCCTCAAGCGCTTCGGGCGCGGCGGCTTCGTGAAGCTGGCGCTGCGCACGGGGGCGCCCATCGTCCCGGTGGCCATCGTGGGCGCGGAGGAGACCTCACCGCTGCTGGGCCGCATCCCCGCCAGCTTCCTGGGCCTGCCCTACCTGCCGCTCATGCCCGGCCCGCTGCCGCTGCCCGCCAAGTGGAGCATCCGGTTCGGCGAGCCCATCGACCTGGGAGACCTGGCGCCCGAATCCGCCGAGGACCTGGGCGAGGTACAGCGCCTCACCGAGCGCACGCGCGAGTCCATCCAGGGGATGATCCAAGCCCTGCTGCGCGAGCGCCGCTCCGTGTTCGCGGGGTGAACGCTTCAGCCGCAGGAGCGGTTACGGCCGCCCTGCTTCGCCTCGTAGAGCCGCTCATCCGCCGCGCGCACCAGGTCCGTGGGCTCGCGGTGGTGCGGCTCCAGCACGGACACGCCCAGCGACACCGTGACGGGGATGGGCTGCTTGTCGAACTCGAAGCGCTGATGCTCCACCAGCAACCGCACCTTCTCGGCGAGCTGGCACGCGCCGCTCAGCGACACCTCCGGCAGGAGGATTCCGAACTCCTCGCCGCCGTAGCGCGCGAAGACGTCCTCGCGGCGAATCTTCGTGCGCACCGTGGAGGCCAGCTGCTTGAGCACCGAGTCCCCCGCCAGGTGGCCGAACGTGTCGTTCACCGCCTTGAAGTGGTCGATGTCCATCAACACCAGGGACAGCACGCGCTCGTAGCGCCGGCTGCGTGACAGCTCGCGCTCCAGCTGCTCGTCGAAGTAGCGGCGGTTGTAGATCTGCGTGAGGCCGTCCATCGTGGTCAGCCGGTAGATCTCGTCGTGGTACGCCGCCTCGATGTTGCCGCCCGCGATGTACTTGAAGATGGTGCGGCCAATCTTCACCAGGTCGCCGTTCCGCAGCTCTCGCGGCGTGGCCGCCGGCTCGTCGTTGATGAACGTCCCGTTCGTCGAGCCCAGGTCCTGGATGCGCACGCCGTCGCGCGTGTTGCGGATGCTCGCGTGGTTGCGGCTCACTGACTCCTGATCGATCTGGATGTCCGCCTTCGACGAGCGCCCGATGAGCGTCTCCTCGCGCGCCAGGTCGTGCTTGCGACCCAGGTCCAGGCCGTAGATGACCACCAGCGCCGCGTCCAGATTGACGGGCCGCTCGGAGATCTTGGAGATGACGGTGATCACCGTCTCCTTCTGCACCATACCGGGATTGACGCTATCACCCAGCAAATCTTGAAAGCGAGCCTCACCCCGCGCGTCGGGGAAAGGAGGAGGAGGCACTGGACGGACGACCCGCCACGTCATGGCCGTGCCTCCGGGCTCGAGGCGACGGGGACGAGGTCCTCGGAAGGAGTCCCCGCCGGGGCGACTCTCACCACGGTCGCGGTGATTCCATAGTCGAGCGTCGAGAGGGCCTGGGTGAGTTCAGAGAGGCGCTCCAGGTCGGAGCCATCCGCCTCGGCCAGCGAGGACGCACCCAGCGGCGCACCGTCCGGTCCACGCACGACCAGGGCATGCAGGGCGAAGTTCGCGGAACTGGCGGGCAAGTCCCCCCAGAACGTGCGGTCCTCGAACTCGGCGGGCGGGCGAGGCAGTCGGACGCCCTGGGCCGCGCGCCGCGGATCCATCAGCACCGTCCACCGATGGCCCGCGCGATTGGTGAAGACGGCTCGGAGCAACGTGGCCCCGACCACGGGCGTGCCCAGTCGCAGCTCGCGCGCTTCCAGGCCGCCGATCGTGTCGAGGGTGCCGTTGTAGAGCGCGCCCTCGGGTGGAGCGAGGAAGTCCATCCCCAGCGCCACCGGGCGAGCCCCCGAGGGATCGAACCGGGGCGCATCCAGCGAAGCCACCACCGTGCTGGTGGCGGATCCGACCGTGCTCTCTCCCAGCACGCCTCCGGACGAGGCCATGGCCACGAGCCGGTACGGCTGTCCCTCCAAACCGTGGTGCGCGGGCGCCATGCGCAGGCGCACCAGACCAGGGCCAGACAGTCCATCCTGGGTATCGGTGTTCGGGTCCGCCGGCGCGCGGTTCAGCGCCGCGCCCATTCCCATTGGCACCACGCCCCGCCCCGGCGCCGTCACCGTGGCGAGCGCGAACGCGCGGTCCAGATAGGCGCCGCGCACGCGAGGCAGCGGCGGGAAGCGCACCACGAAGGGGAAGGCCAGGGGCACCTGCTGGAAGGCGTACGACACCCGAGCGAAGTGCGACACATCGCTCATGTTGGGAGTCGCCGTGCCTGCCCCGGGCGTGGGCACGACCCGGAACTGCACGTCGCGCACCACGGTGGAGTGGAAGCGCGAGGGCGCAGGCAGCGCGCGGATGAGCAGCGCGAGCGGATCCGCCACCGGGCTCAGCATGCTCCCCAGCACCTCGGAACGCGGCACCTGCCCCGTCAGCGCCCAGCCGGTGCGCGTGCCACAGGCCCCCGCGCGGACCGCCTCCTCGGGGAACAGCACGCCGGCGAGGGATGCGTCGCACACGCCCGCGACACCTGGCGCGCTCAGCTCGGGGGACTCACCCGCGGCGGACATGACGAAGCCACCCTGAGGCAACGATTCGAGCGCGCTGCTCGTGCTGGCGCCTCGCGCGGGCCCCAGGAGCTGCACCGGATCCACCTCCGCGGGCAGCCCCGGCGCGGACAGCCCCGTCAGCCCCAGCGCCAGCAGCGGCGTCGCCTCCGCGAAGGGGAACACCACGTCGCGGACCACGCCCCGGGCCCCGCCATAGGTGTCGCGGGGGTTGCGTCGCAGCGGGAGCACCAGGTCGCGCAGCCCCTGCGTGTCGTAGCCCGCGACGGTCAGGTAGCCAAAATCCGGATGGAACGCGGACACCGTCACCTCGCCCGTGGCCGCCACCCACGTCAGGCCCGCCGCGTCCGTCGTCGCCCGATCCAGCTCACCGCCCTGCCCGTTCGACACGGACACCACGGCGCCGGGGATGGCGCGCCCCGTCAGCTCGTCGGCCACGCGCACGCGAATCCCACCGGTCGGAATCTTCGACGTCAGCACCGTGACGCGCGCGGAGCAGGAGGCCGAGCCCAGCGAGACGCCCACCGCCTCGGACTCGGCGCCCGGCGTGCCCAGCACGAAGGTCGCGGTCAGCCCCTGCCCTCCGCCCTGCACCCGCTCGGAGCGAGCCACCCAGGTGGGCGGCTCTCGCGGCACCACCGGCTGCCCCGCCGCGTCCAACACCCAGACCGAGAAGCGCACGGGCGTGCCCGGCCGGCCCACCACCACGTCGGGCACGACCTGGCACGTGGTCGCCAGCGAGAGGGCCGGCGCCGAGCCGCACTGACCATCGCGGCACACCTCGGACGGCAGCGGACAGTCGGCATCCACCGAGCACAGCGCGGCGACACAGCGGCTCGCGTCGCAGCGACACCCCAGGCGATTCGCCTCGCACTGGGGCAGGACCGCCTGGCCTCGGCGCTTCGCGCCACAGTCCGCGTCCACGCGGCACGCCGCCTCGCAGCGGGACACCGCCGTGTTGCAGATGAAGAGCGCGGGATCGCCACAGTCCTGATCCACCGAGCACGGGCCCCCGACCGGAGAGCCCCCGGGAACCTTGGGCGACCCCTCCTCCCCCGACGCACAGCCGAGTGAGAGGCACAGGACGACGAGGGCGACACCCGTGACGGGCGCCAGCAGGCGGAGCGGAGACATGGACGAGGTGGAGGGGGACACCAGTTGCGACATTACCGCTGGAACGGCCCGCGCGCGACGACCCTGGGAGGTGGCACACGCGCCTCCTGCGGTTGTCGGTTGGCTTTCGGGACTTCCCGTCCCATGATCGCGCCGGCATGGCCAGCAGCGAGCCGAAGTCCATCGAGAGCCTTCTTCCCCGAGTCCTGGCGCGCCTTGCCGGAGAGTCCGGACGCGCCCGTCCGTTGACCCCCGTCTGGACCGCGGCGGCGGGCCCCCACATCGCCCGCCACTGCACCCCGCATGTGCTGGAGGGCACCACCCTGGTGCTGACCGTGGCGAGCGCGGAGTGGGCCCAGGCACTCACCCGCGAGGCAGCGTCCCTGTGCGAGCGCCTGAATGAGCGGCTGGGCGAGGGCACGGTGACGGCGCTGGCATTCCGGCTGGAGCCGCGATGATCGCACTGGCGCTCTTGAGCGCGGTGCTCACCGCGGCGCCCGCGCCGGACACGCCGCAGGCGATGGAGGCACGCGCCTCCGCGCACGTGGTGACCGAGTTCGAGCGCATCGGTCGCCGGGCCCCCGTTCCCGACTCGAGCCTGGGCGCCGCGGCCCGCCGGCTCGCGCGCGAGGCCCTCACCCTCTACCCGTCGGGCGCGCCGGACCTGTTCACCCTCACGGACGCGGTCAGCGACTCGGGCGCGGCGGACCCATCACCGCGCACGCTCGTCATCCGAGCCTGGGCACACGCCCACGCCATCGAGACCTTCGAGGCGCGGCAGGACTTCAACGAGGAGCACGCCTCTCACTACGGCCTGGGCGTGGCCTTCGACGACGCGCGCGCCGTCATCGTCCTGCTGCTGGTGGACCGCAAGGTGGAGCTGCAGCCCTTCCCGCGAATCATCGCGGCGGACAAGGCCGCGCGCACGCTGTGCGCTCGCTGGAGCGTGCCGATGCGCACGCCCGAGATCTACATCACCCGCCCCGACGGAGAGGTGGAGCGCGCGAGCCTCATGCCCCGCGCGAGCAGCGGCCCCACGTTCTGCTCGCGCCTCACGTTCGACTCACCCGGCACCTACACCGTGGAGGTGGTGGGCAACGGCGACGCCGGCCCCGAGGTGGCGGCGCTGTTCCTCACCGACCTGGGGCCTCGCAAGCAGCGCGACGACCGCGAGCCCACCCGCGAGCCCACCACCGTCGAGGACGCTCGCCGAGTCCTGTACGAGCGGGTGAACGCCCTGCGCCGCGCGTTCCGACTGTCGGAGCTGACCCCGGACCCGGCGCTGGAGCAGGTGGCGCAGCGCTACAGCGCGCGCATGGGCCACGAGGGCTTCTTCGCGCACGTGGCGCCGGACGGCTCCTCGCTCACGTCGCGATTGCAGGGCTCGCGCTACGTCCGCGCGGGAGAGAACCTGGGCCAGGCCTCGGGACCTCTCGCGGCGCACTTCGGCATCGAGCACAGCCCGGGTCACCGCAAGAACCTGCTGGACCCCTCTTTCCACTTCATGGGCGTGGGCGTGACGTTCCAAGACCTCGGTGGGCGGAAGCAGGCCATCGTGACGGAGGTCTTCACCACGGCTTCGCCCGGCGCGCCGGAGCCGGTGGATCCGCTCGCGGACGCCTACGACACGCTCATGCGCCACCGCAGCGCGCTGAAGCTGCCCCCGATGGCGCGCAGCGAGGTGCTGGAGCGACTCGCACGGCAGCATGCCCAGCGCGCGCTGGAGCTGGACCAGCCCTCGGCCCAGCCAGGCGAGGCGCCCCTGCACGAGCGCGTCTTCGCGGTGCTCCCCGACGCGGGAACAGCGGCGGTGGACTTCTACGTGGTGGGAGATCCGAGCGCGATTCCAGACTCGCGAAGCCTCGCGGACGCGACCAACAACCGGGTCGGCGTGGGAGTGGTGCGAGGAGACTCGAAGCGCTTCGGGCGAGGTCAGTACTGGGTGGCCGTCATCTACGCCGCGGTGCCATGAGGCGACACGCGGCGCGGCACATCCCGCACGGCGACGGCGGGGGCACCCCTTCGTCAGCAAGGGTGTGCCCCGGCACCGTCAGGACGACGTGGCTAGATGCCGCGACGCTGCGTCGCGTAGGCTTCAATGCCCATCTGCGGCGGCGCCACCTGCTGGTTGAGCGGGCACTTCACACACGTGAAGGACTGCCAACCCCGTCGGACAGCTTCATCCAGACAGTTGTCATACTGATTGCAATTGAGATTGCGATGCGTCTCGACACCGGCGCGCTTCGGGCCGGCTTCGGGATTGATGGTCTGCGGCAGATCGGATGGACACGGCTTCATGGAGCCCTCCCTATGAGCAGTTTCCCCCCCCGAGCGCTGTGAACGAGCAGTGCTACCGACGACTTACCCGCCGGGGACACCGGCGGTCCGGAGTGGCGCGCAACAGCCACGCAACGTATTGATTCACCCTAGGTGACGCAACGGGTCGAGCTGTCCATCCCAAGTGCAGGTAATCGTCCGAACGTCTTCAGCGAATGGGACGCGTTTCCGACAGCAAGCTCGACCTGCCGGCGCGGGGATCTAGGTCTTGTCGAGCCGACTGTCAAACCACCCCGCCCATGGGCGGCGGGGAATGTCCATCGAAAACCTCTCGTTGGGTGGCCGCAAAGCCGCGTTGTGAAAGGAAGACTTACATGCGTTGGAGCGGGTTGGTGGCGGGGCTGGTGGCGACTACGGCCCTGGGGCAATCCCCTGCCACCTTGGAGGCAGTTCGCCTGCACCGACCTGACGCGGCGGCTGTGGCCCGGGCTGAACTGGACGCCTGTGTGACCGCCCGCTGCCCGGACGCGGGCCGGATGGCCTTGCTGGCCGGCACGCTCGCCCTCTCGGACGGCCGCGCGGCGGAAGCACGGGACCTGCTCGCGGCCCGGTCCCCGCCCGCCCTCCTGGCCCCCTTCCATGCCTTCTACCTGGGTCAGGCGCGCTTCTATTCGGGGGACCCCGCCGGCGCCGCGAAGGACTTCGAGCGCGCGCTGAAGGTCGCCCCGCCCGCCCTGGCGGCCCGCGCCCGTGCCCGCCTGGGCGAGGCCCTGCTGGATGCCGGACAGGCCGCGCGCGCCGCGCCGGTGCTGGAGTCCGCCGCCGCGGCGGAGCCCGGCCCGGAGCTGCTCTACGAGCGCGCCCAGGCCCGCCGCGCCATCGGCAACACCGCGGGCGAGCGCGCGGACCTGAAGTCCGTGGCGCTGCGCTATCCCAATCACCCCTACGCGGACCAGGCCCTCGTTCGCCTGGCGGAGTTCAAGCCCGCCACGCCCCTCAACCTCGCGGAGCACATGCAGCGCGCGAAGGGGCTCCTGGACGCCGGAGCGCCGGCGCGGGCCCTGGACGAGCTGACCGCCGCCGAGACCGCGCACCTGCTGACCGCCGCACCAGCGCGCGCCCAGGCCGCGCTGCTGCGCGCCCAGGCCAGCTTCGCGCTGGGCAAGCCCGCGGACGCGGAGCAGGCGCTCGCGGTGGCGCGCAAGGGCCCGCCCACGGTGGCCGCCGAGGCCGCGCTGGTCGTCGCCCGCCGCATGCTGCGCACAGATGACAACGTGCAGGCGCGCGCGCTCATGGCCGCGCTGGACAAGGGCTGGCCCACCCTGCCCGCGGGAGAAGAAGGCGGCTTCTTCACCGGCTGGTTGGACTTGCAAGGCGGGCGCTTCGCCGACGCGGCGAAGTCCTTCGCGGCCTACGAGAAGCGCTACCCGCGTTCGCGCCGACGCGACGAAGGCATGTGGTTCCGCGCCTTCGCGCACATCCGCCAGGAGCAGCACGCGGAGGCGCGCAAGGCGCTGGAGGCGCTCGTCGCGGCCTACCCCAAGTCCGCGCTGATGCCGCAGGCGCGCTACTGGCTGGCGCGCACGCAGGAGCTCGCCGGCGCGAACGCGGCGGTGGTCGGCCCGGCCTACGAGTCCGTCATCGCGGCGGCGCCCGCGTCGTTCTACGCGCTGCTCGCCACCGAGCGCCTGCGCGCGCTCGGTCGCACGCCCCCAGCGGCCTTCCCCGAGCCACCGCGCCAGCTCACCGTGCCCCGCCCTCCGGAGCTGGAGCTGGCCGTGGCGCTGACGGAGGCGGGACTCTTCCGAGATGCGGCGGACGAGGTGCGCGTGCGCGCGGCGGGACTTCGCACGGCGGACGAGGCCCTGCCCTTCGTCCACGCCTTGCTCCAACTCGGCGAGTTCGGCCACGCGCACACGGTGGCCGCTCGCTACCTGTGGGGCCGCGCCTTCGGTGCGCGCGAGCCCGATGCGCTCGCGGCCTTCTATCCCCGCGCGTTCGCTTCGGCGGTGGAGGCGGAGGCGACGCGGCAGTCGCTGGATCCGTTCCTCGTGTGGGCCATCATGCGGCGCGAGAGCACGTTCCGTCCGGAAGTCATGAGCGCGGCGGATGCGCGCGGGCTGATGCAGATCATCCCGCCCACCGCCACCGCCATCGCCCTGAAGATGGCGGAGCCCGCGCCCGCGCCCGCCGACCTCTTCGCTCCCGAGCGCAACATCCGCTACGGCGCGTGGTACCTGGCGCAGCTCATGAAGCGCTTCGCGCACCCGGCCCTGGCCGCCGCCGCGTACAACGCGGGCCCCAAGGCCGCCGCGAAGTGGGTGCAGGAGAAGGGCTCGCTGCCGTTGGATCTCTTCGTCGAGTCCATCCCGTTCCGGGAGACGCGCGGCTACGTGAAGCAGGTGATGGCGGACCTGTTCCTCTACCACGCGTTCTACGGCTCGGATGCGGCGGGCACCACGCGACTGTCGCTCGCGGTGCCCGCGGCGTCCGCGGAAGGCGTGAGCTTCTGAGCGCTCAGCGCGCCGGAGCGCGCGAGCCCATGCGCTGGCGGATCTCCTCCTCCAGCGTCTGCACGACCTCGGAGAGAGGCAGCGCGCTGGAGTCCACGCGCACCGCGTCGTCCGCGGCCTTCAGCGGCGCCACCGTGCGCGCGGAGTCCGCGGCATCGCGCCGCGTCTGATCCGACAGCACATCCTCCAGGCTGCTCTCCACGCCCTTCTCGAAGAGTTCCTCGAAGCGGCGACGCGCGCGCACATCCGGGTTGGCTTCCAGGAAGAACTTGGCGTCAGCGTCCGGGAACACCACCGTCCCGATGTCGCGCCCCTCGAGGATGGCGCCCACCTGGGCCTCCAGCGCCAGGCGACGCTGGAGCTGCAAGAGCCCCGCGCGCACCACGGGCCGGCTGGACACCTGCGACGCCCCCATGGAGACCTCCGGCGTGCGGATCTCCCCGGAGACGTCCTGGCCACCCAGGAACACGTGGTTCTCTTCGCCCTGCACCTGGAAGTGGATGCGCACGCGTGAGAGCAGGGCCTCCAGGCCCGCGTCGTCGTCGAACGCCAGCCCCTCGCGACGGGCCATCAGCGCCACGCAGCGATAGATGGCCCCTGTGTCGACGAGCGCGAAGCCCAGCCGACGCGCCAGGATCTTCGACACCGTCGACTTGCCCGCGCCCGCGGGCCCATCGATGGCGACGATGAATGGCCGCCCGCTCAAGACAGGCTCTCCCGCAGCGCCTTCACGCACCGCTCGTTCTCCGCTGGCGTGCCCACGCTGATCCGCAGACACGTGGGGAAGCCGTTGCCCGCCATGGGGCGCACGATGACGCCCCGGCGCAGGAGCTGCTCGTACAGCTCGAGCGCCGGCCGGTGGAAGTCCGCGAACACGAAGTTGGCGTGGCTGCGCGTCAGGGTGATGCCCAGCGGCGGCAGCTCCTTCTCGAAGTAGCGCAGGCCCGCGAGGTTGTTCTCGCGCGTGCGCCGCACGTGCTCGGTGTCGCCCAGCGCGGCGATGCCGCCCGCCTGCGCCACCACCGTGAGGTTGAACGGCATGCGCGTGCGCTGGACGTACGTGGCCAGCCCCGCGTCCATCACGCCGAAGCCCAGCCGCACCCCCGCGAGCCCGTAGATCTTGCTGAAGGTCCGCAGCGCCACGAGGTTGCGATGGCGCGGGAACAACTCCACCGCGCTCACATAGTCGGGCCAATCCACGAACTCGGCGTAGGCCTCGTCATGGATGACGAGCACCTCCGGCGGCACCGCGGCCAGGAAGTCCTCCAGGGCCTTGCGCCCGAAGGCGGTGCCCGTGGGGTTGTCCGGGTTGGCCAGGAACACCATGCGCGTGCGCGGCGTAATCGCGCGCGCCATGGCCTCCAGGTCATACGCGTAGCCCGCGCGCATCGGCACCTCGACGAACGGGCGACCGTGCGCCTGCGCGGAGATGCGGTACGCGGGGAACGAGCTCTGGCACAGGAGGACCTCGTCCTCCGGCGTGGTGAAGGTGCGCAGCAGCAGCTCGATGAGCTCGTTGGAGCCACACCCCAGGACGACCTCCTCGGGCTTCACGCCCACGTGCGCGGCCAGCTGGCGCACGAGGTGGAAGCTGGTGGCA harbors:
- a CDS encoding carboxypeptidase regulatory-like domain-containing protein, with protein sequence MSPLRLLAPVTGVALVVLCLSLGCASGEEGSPKVPGGSPVGGPCSVDQDCGDPALFICNTAVSRCEAACRVDADCGAKRRGQAVLPQCEANRLGCRCDASRCVAALCSVDADCPLPSEVCRDGQCGSAPALSLATTCQVVPDVVVGRPGTPVRFSVWVLDAAGQPVVPREPPTWVARSERVQGGGQGLTATFVLGTPGAESEAVGVSLGSASCSARVTVLTSKIPTGGIRVRVADELTGRAIPGAVVSVSNGQGGELDRATTDAAGLTWVAATGEVTVSAFHPDFGYLTVAGYDTQGLRDLVLPLRRNPRDTYGGARGVVRDVVFPFAEATPLLALGLTGLSAPGLPAEVDPVQLLGPARGASTSSALESLPQGGFVMSAAGESPELSAPGVAGVCDASLAGVLFPEEAVRAGACGTRTGWALTGQVPRSEVLGSMLSPVADPLALLIRALPAPSRFHSTVVRDVQFRVVPTPGAGTATPNMSDVSHFARVSYAFQQVPLAFPFVVRFPPLPRVRGAYLDRAFALATVTAPGRGVVPMGMGAALNRAPADPNTDTQDGLSGPGLVRLRMAPAHHGLEGQPYRLVAMASSGGVLGESTVGSATSTVVASLDAPRFDPSGARPVALGMDFLAPPEGALYNGTLDTIGGLEARELRLGTPVVGATLLRAVFTNRAGHRWTVLMDPRRAAQGVRLPRPPAEFEDRTFWGDLPASSANFALHALVVRGPDGAPLGASSLAEADGSDLERLSELTQALSTLDYGITATVVRVAPAGTPSEDLVPVASSPEARP
- a CDS encoding DUF721 domain-containing protein, with protein sequence MASSEPKSIESLLPRVLARLAGESGRARPLTPVWTAAAGPHIARHCTPHVLEGTTLVLTVASAEWAQALTREAASLCERLNERLGEGTVTALAFRLEPR
- a CDS encoding CAP domain-containing protein, yielding MIALALLSAVLTAAPAPDTPQAMEARASAHVVTEFERIGRRAPVPDSSLGAAARRLAREALTLYPSGAPDLFTLTDAVSDSGAADPSPRTLVIRAWAHAHAIETFEARQDFNEEHASHYGLGVAFDDARAVIVLLLVDRKVELQPFPRIIAADKAARTLCARWSVPMRTPEIYITRPDGEVERASLMPRASSGPTFCSRLTFDSPGTYTVEVVGNGDAGPEVAALFLTDLGPRKQRDDREPTREPTTVEDARRVLYERVNALRRAFRLSELTPDPALEQVAQRYSARMGHEGFFAHVAPDGSSLTSRLQGSRYVRAGENLGQASGPLAAHFGIEHSPGHRKNLLDPSFHFMGVGVTFQDLGGRKQAIVTEVFTTASPGAPEPVDPLADAYDTLMRHRSALKLPPMARSEVLERLARQHAQRALELDQPSAQPGEAPLHERVFAVLPDAGTAAVDFYVVGDPSAIPDSRSLADATNNRVGVGVVRGDSKRFGRGQYWVAVIYAAVP
- a CDS encoding transglycosylase SLT domain-containing protein gives rise to the protein MRWSGLVAGLVATTALGQSPATLEAVRLHRPDAAAVARAELDACVTARCPDAGRMALLAGTLALSDGRAAEARDLLAARSPPALLAPFHAFYLGQARFYSGDPAGAAKDFERALKVAPPALAARARARLGEALLDAGQAARAAPVLESAAAAEPGPELLYERAQARRAIGNTAGERADLKSVALRYPNHPYADQALVRLAEFKPATPLNLAEHMQRAKGLLDAGAPARALDELTAAETAHLLTAAPARAQAALLRAQASFALGKPADAEQALAVARKGPPTVAAEAALVVARRMLRTDDNVQARALMAALDKGWPTLPAGEEGGFFTGWLDLQGGRFADAAKSFAAYEKRYPRSRRRDEGMWFRAFAHIRQEQHAEARKALEALVAAYPKSALMPQARYWLARTQELAGANAAVVGPAYESVIAAAPASFYALLATERLRALGRTPPAAFPEPPRQLTVPRPPELELAVALTEAGLFRDAADEVRVRAAGLRTADEALPFVHALLQLGEFGHAHTVAARYLWGRAFGAREPDALAAFYPRAFASAVEAEATRQSLDPFLVWAIMRRESTFRPEVMSAADARGLMQIIPPTATAIALKMAEPAPAPADLFAPERNIRYGAWYLAQLMKRFAHPALAAAAYNAGPKAAAKWVQEKGSLPLDLFVESIPFRETRGYVKQVMADLFLYHAFYGSDAAGTTRLSLAVPAASAEGVSF